A stretch of the Vagococcus xieshaowenii genome encodes the following:
- a CDS encoding DEAD/DEAH box helicase family protein, whose product MTTKKRYGNQRPTQSVVLPYTQSLYQRAVDVYEKTGLSCHEWQKNLLKDIMAVDDDGLWVHQKFGYSVARRNGKTEVIYIAEMDALEQGLNILHTAHRISTSHASYEKVKKYLEKSGYVEGEDFNSIKAKGQERLELYHSGGVIQFRTRTGSGGLGEGFDMLIIDEAQEYTTEQESALKYTVTDSDNPITIMTGTPPTPVSSGTVFMDFRKTVLFGKSEDFGWAEWSVDEMKDINDIDAWYETNPSLGYHLTERKIRAELGNDELDHNVQRLGYWPKYNQKSAISKVDWDALKVNALPTLVGPLSVGIKYGNDGKNVAMSIAVKTLSGKIFVEAIDCQSIRNGKQWIINFLRDADIAQVVIDGQSGQSLLAAEMKDFKMKAPILPKVAEIINANSAWEQAIYQKTICHSDQPSLSHVVTNCDKRNIGSSGGFGYKSQFEDVDIVLMDSALLAHWACANGKTKKKQKVRY is encoded by the coding sequence TTGACCACTAAAAAGAGATATGGCAATCAACGCCCAACACAATCGGTAGTTTTACCATACACACAAAGTTTGTATCAAAGAGCTGTAGATGTATACGAAAAAACTGGTTTAAGTTGTCATGAATGGCAGAAAAACTTGCTTAAAGACATTATGGCGGTTGATGATGACGGACTTTGGGTTCATCAAAAGTTCGGCTATTCAGTGGCACGTCGTAACGGTAAAACAGAAGTTATCTATATAGCTGAAATGGATGCGCTTGAACAAGGGTTAAACATATTGCACACGGCTCACAGGATTAGTACGTCCCATGCTTCATATGAGAAAGTAAAAAAGTATCTCGAAAAAAGTGGGTATGTTGAGGGCGAAGATTTTAACTCAATTAAAGCTAAGGGCCAAGAGCGATTAGAACTGTATCATTCAGGTGGCGTTATCCAGTTTAGAACTAGAACGGGTAGCGGTGGTTTGGGTGAAGGGTTTGACATGTTGATCATTGATGAAGCGCAAGAGTATACGACAGAACAAGAGTCAGCGCTAAAATATACGGTAACGGATAGCGATAACCCAATTACTATCATGACAGGGACACCACCAACGCCAGTATCAAGTGGAACGGTGTTTATGGACTTTCGAAAAACTGTTTTATTTGGGAAAAGCGAAGATTTTGGTTGGGCTGAATGGTCTGTTGACGAAATGAAAGACATCAACGATATTGATGCCTGGTACGAAACTAATCCAAGTTTGGGTTACCACTTAACCGAACGTAAGATTAGGGCGGAGCTTGGTAATGATGAACTTGACCACAATGTGCAACGTTTAGGTTATTGGCCGAAATACAATCAGAAGTCAGCAATTAGCAAAGTTGATTGGGACGCTTTAAAAGTCAATGCATTACCAACGCTTGTTGGTCCGTTGTCTGTCGGTATCAAGTACGGTAACGACGGTAAAAATGTGGCTATGAGTATAGCAGTTAAGACGTTATCCGGGAAGATATTTGTTGAAGCGATTGATTGCCAATCGATTAGAAATGGCAAGCAGTGGATTATTAACTTTTTACGTGATGCGGATATTGCACAAGTAGTGATTGACGGACAAAGCGGTCAAAGTCTATTGGCTGCTGAAATGAAGGACTTCAAAATGAAAGCTCCTATCTTGCCGAAAGTTGCCGAAATAATTAACGCCAATTCAGCTTGGGAACAAGCGATTTACCAAAAAACGATATGTCATAGCGACCAACCGTCACTATCTCATGTAGTCACTAACTGTGACAAGCGTAACATTGGCTCAAGCGGTGGGTTCGGATACAAATCACAGTTTGAAGATGTAGATATTGTGTTAATGGATAGTGCTTTATTGGCACATTGGGCTTGTGCTAATGGCAAGACCAAGAAAAAACAAAAAGTAAGGTATTAG
- a CDS encoding capsid assembly scaffolding protein Gp46 family protein translates to MSEFKIIETQEDLDRIINARLARQKETLEKQFGDYDQIKTRNAELENEVTSLKTAMEETSAASKTHEQLVADLESKIAGYEKASIRQRVALQNGLPIEFADRLAGEDEESIKADAERLSSFFKPSQPVAPLKSVEPNVQEDEDADLRKMLQNLTNRGE, encoded by the coding sequence ATGTCAGAATTTAAAATTATTGAAACACAAGAAGATTTAGATAGAATCATCAACGCACGTTTAGCACGTCAGAAAGAGACACTAGAAAAGCAGTTTGGTGATTATGATCAAATCAAAACACGCAATGCGGAACTTGAGAACGAAGTGACTAGCTTGAAAACTGCCATGGAAGAAACAAGCGCAGCTTCAAAAACTCATGAACAATTAGTAGCAGATTTAGAATCAAAAATTGCAGGATACGAAAAAGCAAGTATTCGTCAAAGAGTTGCATTACAAAATGGATTGCCAATCGAATTTGCGGACCGTTTAGCAGGCGAAGATGAAGAATCAATTAAAGCCGACGCTGAACGCTTATCGTCATTTTTCAAACCGTCACAACCGGTAGCACCACTGAAAAGTGTTGAGCCTAATGTACAAGAAGATGAAGATGCTGATTTAAGAAAAATGTTACAAAATTTAACTAACAGAGGAGAATAA
- a CDS encoding phage major capsid protein encodes MGTVQTRNELFTPERIAGMINKVKGHSTLAILTQQEPLAFNGNEVFNFTLDKDIDLVDESGAKSAGGATIEKVKMMPIKVEYSARFSDEMWFSGEEAQLNILKEFTEGYAKKLARGLDLMALHGVNPRTKEASELINSKSFDSVVSQTIVYDAEKVDDVLEDAIYLINGSNGISTGIALSPSAGRDLSKITVNGVRQYPEFRMGNHPDNLAGMKIDINETISAVGNTELYVGDFANAVKWGYAKNIGLQIHTAGDPDNSGRDLAGHNEILLRSETYVGWGILDSNSFARVIKSETP; translated from the coding sequence ATGGGAACAGTACAAACAAGAAATGAATTATTTACACCAGAAAGAATTGCAGGGATGATCAACAAGGTTAAAGGGCATAGTACGTTAGCTATTTTAACTCAACAAGAGCCGTTAGCATTCAATGGTAATGAAGTTTTTAATTTCACCTTAGATAAAGATATTGACCTTGTAGACGAAAGTGGAGCTAAATCAGCTGGTGGAGCTACTATTGAAAAAGTAAAAATGATGCCAATCAAAGTAGAATATAGCGCACGTTTTTCAGATGAAATGTGGTTTTCTGGAGAAGAAGCACAATTAAATATTTTAAAAGAATTTACAGAAGGATATGCTAAAAAATTGGCTCGTGGATTAGATTTAATGGCGCTTCATGGTGTGAATCCTAGAACAAAAGAAGCTTCTGAATTAATTAATTCTAAAAGTTTTGATAGTGTTGTTAGTCAGACTATTGTGTATGATGCTGAAAAGGTTGATGATGTATTAGAAGATGCTATTTACTTGATTAATGGCTCTAACGGAATTAGTACAGGTATTGCTTTGTCACCTTCTGCAGGGCGTGATTTATCAAAAATAACTGTAAATGGTGTGCGTCAATATCCTGAATTTAGAATGGGGAATCATCCAGACAATTTAGCGGGTATGAAGATTGATATTAACGAAACAATTTCTGCTGTTGGTAATACTGAATTATATGTAGGTGACTTCGCTAATGCAGTTAAGTGGGGATATGCTAAAAACATTGGGTTACAAATCCATACAGCTGGTGATCCGGATAATAGCGGCCGAGATTTAGCTGGTCATAATGAAATCTTATTACGCTCTGAAACATATGTTGGATGGGGAATTTTAGATTCTAATAGTTTCGCACGCGTTATCAAGTCTGAAACACCCTAG
- a CDS encoding phosphoenolpyruvate synthase, protein MAYTPNTWEPQDVITSEKLNNIEQGIVNVELTPGPKGDKGDAGPQGEQGPAGKDGVVTQEQYDAIIARLDALEGGTA, encoded by the coding sequence ATGGCTTATACACCAAATACATGGGAACCACAAGATGTTATTACAAGCGAAAAATTGAATAATATTGAGCAAGGAATTGTTAATGTTGAGTTAACGCCAGGACCTAAAGGAGATAAAGGTGACGCAGGTCCACAAGGCGAACAAGGACCAGCAGGTAAAGATGGTGTGGTAACACAAGAGCAATATGACGCGATTATTGCACGTTTAGATGCTTTAGAGGGAGGTACTGCTTAA
- a CDS encoding phage Gp19/Gp15/Gp42 family protein, translated as MEPFASVEDLESLWRELKTSEEKRAEQLLVVVSDSLRAEADKVGKDLDRMIAESPPYFTNVVKSVTVDVVARTLMTSTDQEPMTQTTESALGYSWSGTYLSPGGGLFIKNSELKRLGLRKQRYGVIDFYG; from the coding sequence ATGGAACCTTTCGCAAGTGTTGAAGATTTAGAAAGTTTGTGGCGTGAATTAAAAACGTCAGAAGAAAAACGAGCAGAACAATTGCTTGTAGTGGTGTCGGATTCGTTACGTGCTGAAGCGGATAAAGTCGGTAAAGACTTGGACAGAATGATTGCTGAAAGTCCGCCATATTTCACGAATGTTGTGAAATCGGTAACCGTTGACGTGGTGGCTAGAACGTTAATGACTTCAACCGACCAGGAGCCAATGACTCAAACGACTGAGAGCGCTCTTGGCTATTCTTGGAGCGGTACTTACCTATCGCCAGGCGGTGGCTTGTTCATTAAAAATTCAGAACTCAAGCGATTAGGATTGAGAAAACAGCGTTACGGGGTGATTGATTTTTATGGCTAA
- a CDS encoding phage tail protein, with product MTDAKNVTTAKPKVGGAIYSAPLGTILPTNALTELDDVYKSLGYISEDGMTNSNSPSSENIKAWGGDVVASVQTEKEDTFAYKLIEATNVDVLKEVYGDDNVTGDLENGIEIKANSKELEEHVIVADMVLKGGILKRIVLPSAKVSEIGEISYGDADAVGYETTVQAIADKDGNTHYEYIQKPQATAP from the coding sequence ATGACAGATGCAAAAAACGTAACAACAGCAAAACCTAAAGTTGGTGGTGCTATTTATTCGGCTCCACTTGGTACAATATTACCAACTAACGCTTTAACGGAATTAGATGATGTTTATAAAAGTTTAGGATATATTTCGGAAGATGGTATGACAAACTCAAATTCACCAAGTTCTGAAAATATTAAAGCGTGGGGCGGTGACGTAGTAGCGTCAGTGCAAACAGAAAAAGAAGACACGTTCGCTTACAAGTTGATTGAAGCGACTAATGTGGACGTTTTGAAAGAAGTTTACGGTGATGATAATGTTACTGGAGATTTAGAAAATGGTATTGAAATTAAAGCTAATTCAAAAGAATTAGAAGAGCATGTAATTGTTGCTGATATGGTGTTAAAAGGTGGTATTTTAAAGCGTATCGTTTTACCAAGTGCTAAAGTATCAGAAATTGGTGAAATCAGCTATGGTGATGCTGATGCAGTTGGTTATGAAACAACTGTTCAAGCAATCGCTGATAAAGATGGTAATACTCACTATGAATATATTCAAAAACCACAAGCTACTGCACCCTAG
- a CDS encoding DUF5361 domain-containing protein, whose amino-acid sequence MIKFDEEALICDLAETYNIYDYRQLPLTKVAVFSCGLRDNSRIKMKMSGQQVSLDTLLLANVSDKLGLLVWYKTKDAQKGANQPKSMVETLTNVKTETIRKELVFDSGEEFEKARQALIKGGG is encoded by the coding sequence ATGATAAAGTTTGATGAAGAAGCATTAATATGCGACTTAGCTGAAACTTATAATATATACGATTACAGACAGTTACCTCTTACTAAGGTAGCTGTCTTTTCTTGTGGTTTACGCGATAACTCACGTATCAAAATGAAGATGAGTGGCCAACAAGTATCACTTGATACATTACTGTTGGCTAACGTCAGCGACAAATTAGGCTTATTGGTATGGTATAAGACGAAAGACGCTCAGAAGGGTGCTAATCAACCAAAATCAATGGTTGAGACGTTGACCAACGTGAAAACTGAAACCATAAGAAAAGAACTCGTATTCGATTCTGGTGAGGAGTTTGAAAAAGCAAGACAAGCATTAATCAAAGGAGGTGGATAG
- a CDS encoding phage tail protein, with translation MATELGQAYVQIMPSAKGISGSIQKQLDPEATSAGKSAGSKIGTGIKIAAIAAVAAAGVAIGKVISSSISEGAKLEQSLGGIDTLFKDSAGKVKKYADEAYRTAGLSANAYMENVTGFSASLLQSMGGDTEKAADKANMAMVDMSDNANKMGTNIGDIQNAYQGFAKQNYTMLDNLKLGYGGTQEEMKRLLADATKISGVKYDMSNLADVYDAIHVIQGELDITGTTAKEAAETFSGSFAAMKASLQNVLGNMAIGADLTDSLNALAETTSTFLFGNFIPMVGNILSALPGAIATFFKAAAPMFVSEGKNLLSSLGIGITSGTAGLFSSVLSALTPIKTAFQTVFGQLPGLFQTVVNAIQPVITTIANGFAKLDFSGLQTLISAIIPAVQSGFQTMMGIVGPAIDTVVNSFVKMWNAIQPLISILAGALMPAFQVFGSFIGGIFKGLLLGISGAFDLVTTAVTWLTPIFNFLVNAFKACAPALSTVAEWVGVVIGFFANFGSAGNGLKAIITSAWANIKTAISLAGSVIGSVINVIKQIFSSLGSAGGTLKSILSVAWNGIKTVISVVSNTIKTIINIIKSVFSSLGSSGNILKGILTTAWNGIKTVISTVSSAIKTIINTIKSVFSGLGSAGNGLKGVLSAAWNGIKSIISGVAGGIKSVISGIKSVFSGLASAGNTLKSGISSAWNGMQSAISSVAGGISGIIDGVKNTFNSLKNISLSGAGSAIMDGFLGGLQSAYGKVQDFVGGLPVGLKIIKALLNTIESY, from the coding sequence ATGGCAACAGAATTAGGTCAAGCGTATGTCCAAATTATGCCCTCCGCAAAAGGGATAAGTGGTTCAATTCAAAAACAATTGGATCCAGAAGCAACATCAGCTGGTAAAAGTGCCGGGTCAAAAATTGGAACCGGTATTAAGATAGCAGCAATAGCAGCGGTAGCAGCTGCAGGTGTGGCAATTGGTAAAGTAATATCATCATCAATTTCAGAAGGAGCTAAGTTAGAGCAATCGCTGGGTGGTATTGATACCTTGTTCAAAGATAGCGCTGGTAAAGTTAAGAAATATGCAGATGAAGCGTATCGAACAGCAGGATTGTCAGCAAATGCTTATATGGAGAACGTTACTGGATTTAGTGCAAGTTTATTACAATCAATGGGGGGCGACACTGAAAAAGCAGCTGATAAAGCAAACATGGCAATGGTCGATATGTCAGACAATGCGAATAAAATGGGAACGAATATAGGCGATATTCAGAACGCTTATCAAGGGTTTGCAAAACAAAACTACACCATGTTAGATAACTTGAAGCTTGGGTATGGTGGTACTCAAGAAGAAATGAAACGGTTATTAGCAGATGCGACTAAAATTAGTGGTGTGAAGTATGACATGAGTAATTTAGCAGACGTTTACGACGCAATTCATGTTATTCAAGGAGAATTAGATATTACTGGCACGACCGCAAAAGAAGCCGCTGAAACATTTAGCGGATCATTTGCTGCTATGAAGGCTTCATTGCAAAACGTATTAGGTAACATGGCTATAGGTGCTGATTTAACTGATTCACTTAATGCATTAGCTGAAACCACTTCAACGTTTCTATTTGGGAACTTCATTCCAATGGTAGGTAATATTTTAAGTGCTTTACCTGGTGCAATTGCGACGTTTTTTAAAGCAGCTGCTCCTATGTTTGTTTCTGAAGGTAAAAACCTTTTATCAAGTTTAGGGATTGGGATTACTTCTGGAACAGCTGGATTATTCAGCAGTGTGTTATCAGCTCTAACACCAATTAAAACAGCCTTTCAGACAGTATTTGGACAACTTCCCGGACTGTTCCAAACAGTCGTAAATGCTATTCAACCAGTAATTACTACTATCGCTAATGGTTTTGCCAAACTTGATTTTAGCGGACTTCAAACGCTTATATCAGCGATTATCCCGGCAGTTCAAAGTGGTTTTCAAACTATGATGGGGATTGTTGGTCCGGCGATTGATACAGTAGTTAATTCGTTTGTAAAAATGTGGAATGCTATTCAACCTTTAATATCTATTTTAGCAGGTGCATTAATGCCAGCTTTTCAAGTATTTGGGTCGTTCATAGGTGGGATTTTCAAAGGGTTGCTTTTAGGTATTTCAGGTGCATTTGACTTAGTAACTACAGCAGTTACGTGGTTAACCCCAATATTTAATTTTTTAGTTAATGCATTTAAAGCATGTGCTCCAGCTCTAAGTACAGTAGCAGAATGGGTGGGCGTAGTGATTGGATTCTTTGCTAACTTCGGTTCAGCAGGTAACGGATTAAAGGCAATCATTACAAGTGCTTGGGCAAATATAAAAACAGCTATTTCGTTAGCTGGTAGCGTGATTGGGTCAGTAATTAATGTCATTAAACAAATTTTTAGTTCACTAGGTTCGGCTGGTGGTACCCTTAAAAGTATTCTAAGCGTTGCCTGGAACGGTATTAAGACAGTTATATCAGTTGTTAGCAATACTATTAAAACGATCATTAATATAATTAAATCGGTATTTAGTAGTCTAGGAAGTTCAGGAAACATTTTGAAGGGAATTCTTACCACAGCTTGGAATGGAATCAAAACAGTTATCTCTACTGTTAGCAGTGCCATTAAGACGATTATTAATACTATTAAGTCAGTATTTAGTGGTTTAGGTTCAGCTGGTAATGGATTAAAAGGCGTATTAAGTGCAGCTTGGAACGGTATCAAATCTATTATATCAGGTGTGGCTGGTGGAATTAAATCTGTTATTAGTGGAATAAAATCAGTATTCAGTGGACTAGCGTCAGCTGGTAACACGTTAAAATCGGGCATTTCGTCAGCTTGGAATGGTATGCAATCAGCAATATCAAGTGTAGCGGGTGGAATTAGTGGAATAATTGACGGAGTTAAAAATACATTTAACAGCTTGAAAAATATCAGTTTAAGTGGCGCTGGTTCGGCTATTATGGATGGCTTTTTAGGTGGATTACAATCAGCTTACGGTAAAGTTCAAGATTTCGTTGGGGGATTGCCGGTTGGATTAAAGATCATAAAGGCCCTATTGAATACGATAGAAAGTTATTAA
- a CDS encoding phage tail protein, with protein MTLNFNKKVYGVYFNGHHSTDFGLDALDDKKVGFPSKRKFQVQPLFSNEVLDFSNVSGDQLFDERTFEMSFYLIDNRLKTKEGMYRVWTKVVNWLMSAPTKQPLYDDVMHNYYYLGEVVDEPSLEEFISSGILTIAWQCYPFRISALAEGNDIWDTFDFEFDIAQHTKFEIKGANEIVLYNLGTQSARPELKTSSNMTIIKDGRQFEIGLGITKSHQFQLVPGINKMTVKGNGTLEILWYKELI; from the coding sequence TTGACACTCAACTTTAATAAAAAAGTGTATGGTGTGTATTTTAACGGTCATCATTCAACTGATTTTGGATTAGATGCTTTAGACGATAAAAAAGTTGGTTTTCCATCAAAAAGGAAATTTCAAGTGCAGCCTCTTTTTTCTAATGAAGTTTTGGACTTTTCAAACGTTAGCGGTGATCAATTATTTGATGAGCGAACATTTGAAATGTCTTTTTATTTGATTGACAATCGATTAAAAACTAAAGAAGGTATGTATCGTGTGTGGACTAAAGTGGTTAACTGGCTAATGTCAGCACCGACTAAACAACCGCTTTATGATGATGTCATGCACAATTATTACTACTTAGGGGAAGTAGTGGACGAACCTAGTTTGGAAGAGTTTATATCAAGTGGCATCTTAACGATAGCCTGGCAGTGTTATCCATTCCGAATCTCAGCACTTGCTGAAGGCAATGATATTTGGGATACATTTGACTTTGAATTTGATATTGCACAGCATACCAAGTTTGAAATTAAGGGAGCTAATGAAATAGTTTTGTATAACTTGGGAACTCAGAGCGCTAGACCAGAATTGAAAACTTCTAGCAACATGACCATTATCAAAGATGGTCGACAGTTTGAAATAGGGTTAGGGATTACTAAGTCACACCAATTCCAACTGGTGCCAGGCATTAATAAAATGACAGTTAAAGGTAATGGAACGCTTGAGATATTATGGTATAAGGAGTTGATATAA
- a CDS encoding phage tail protein: MYSVILKQANSDSSTEIHSPLVNSQKLDDAKINKAVDSIDSFVFSIYQNHANYSELKSFTSLIEVINTKLNQSIFKGRVLYEEDGTSSDGLTSKTITCEGELGFLHDSYQQWGKWQNMSPEQFFKKLIDVHNGQVESYKQFKVGRVNVTNSTDNVYRYTADDQSTYDTIKDKLIDRLGGELQIRYENGVRYLDYLVEVGEVGNQSIELTKNLMSISRAVDPSDIITVLKPLGARIEKDDDNTDASQPRITISDVNNGSPYLRDETKIKQFGLKVGVQVWDDVNKADTLKTKGNDFLKTQKTALTQYQVDAIDLSPLMLVDSFQCGWKYQAINPLMGLNEQIRVVSQSIDINDVTKSSLSIGDKFLTQEQYNQKILSQAKAALSLASEQSNYVQGLSSTIQNTQNQVLELNELVNVGSTQVSSQIQEIMDSLNDIVGTIPSAETIASLIQTQNLFDEFRQTQYLINQNQATVNDNQYMLNADFETRLQLLEGGEEVEQSKR; the protein is encoded by the coding sequence ATGTACAGCGTAATTTTGAAACAAGCTAATTCAGATAGTTCAACAGAAATACACTCTCCGTTAGTCAACTCTCAAAAATTAGATGATGCGAAAATAAACAAAGCAGTCGATTCAATCGATAGCTTTGTTTTTTCTATTTATCAGAATCATGCTAATTATTCAGAATTAAAATCGTTCACCTCACTAATTGAAGTGATTAATACTAAGTTGAACCAATCAATTTTCAAAGGACGTGTACTTTACGAAGAAGATGGCACAAGTTCGGACGGTTTAACCAGCAAAACAATCACTTGCGAAGGTGAACTTGGATTCTTACATGACTCATATCAACAATGGGGAAAATGGCAGAATATGTCACCAGAGCAATTTTTTAAAAAGTTAATTGATGTTCACAATGGACAGGTGGAGTCTTACAAGCAATTTAAAGTTGGTAGGGTGAATGTGACTAATTCAACTGATAACGTCTACAGATACACTGCTGATGATCAATCAACTTATGACACAATCAAAGACAAGTTGATTGATAGATTAGGCGGAGAGCTTCAGATTAGATATGAGAATGGCGTTCGCTATCTTGATTACTTAGTGGAAGTTGGAGAAGTCGGCAATCAGTCGATTGAATTAACAAAGAATTTGATGTCTATTAGTAGAGCTGTGGATCCGTCAGACATCATTACAGTGCTGAAACCACTTGGTGCACGTATCGAAAAAGATGACGATAACACCGACGCGTCACAGCCTAGAATTACCATATCCGACGTTAACAATGGCAGTCCTTATTTACGTGACGAAACGAAAATAAAGCAGTTTGGGTTAAAGGTTGGCGTTCAGGTGTGGGATGACGTCAATAAAGCGGATACCTTAAAAACTAAAGGGAATGACTTCTTAAAAACGCAAAAAACTGCATTAACTCAATATCAAGTAGATGCGATTGATCTTTCACCACTTATGCTAGTTGACAGTTTCCAATGTGGTTGGAAGTATCAAGCGATTAATCCGTTGATGGGTCTAAACGAACAAATAAGGGTAGTTAGCCAGTCGATTGATATTAACGATGTGACTAAGTCTAGTCTGTCGATTGGCGACAAGTTTCTAACACAAGAACAATACAATCAAAAAATTCTATCACAAGCTAAAGCTGCATTGAGCTTGGCTAGTGAGCAATCAAATTATGTTCAAGGCTTAAGTTCAACGATTCAAAATACCCAGAATCAAGTGCTAGAGTTAAATGAATTAGTGAATGTTGGAAGTACACAAGTCAGCTCACAGATTCAAGAAATTATGGACAGTTTGAACGATATTGTTGGGACAATTCCTTCAGCTGAAACAATAGCAAGTTTAATACAAACACAAAATTTGTTTGATGAATTTAGACAAACACAATATCTAATCAATCAAAATCAAGCAACAGTCAATGATAACCAATACATGCTTAATGCTGACTTTGAAACGAGATTACAATTACTAGAAGGTGGTGAAGAAGTTGAACAAAGCAAACGTTGA
- a CDS encoding Ig-like domain-containing protein: MAISYKIYQDDVFLKEVTELTATITDLQPNTKYTFHVTEFDGVDESGKSNVVEFTTGTIAVESITLNATEQSIKKGETFQLTATITPEDATDKTITWTSSDEKVATVSNTGLITALLSGSATITASTSNGKTATCALTITPVIKVPTELTATNVTATSVTLGWKKGV, from the coding sequence ATGGCAATATCATACAAAATTTATCAAGATGATGTGTTTTTAAAAGAAGTCACAGAGTTAACAGCAACTATTACAGATTTACAACCTAACACGAAATACACCTTTCACGTCACAGAATTTGATGGAGTAGACGAAAGTGGCAAATCGAATGTCGTTGAATTTACAACAGGTACGATTGCTGTAGAATCAATCACACTTAATGCAACAGAACAATCCATTAAGAAAGGTGAAACGTTCCAATTAACCGCTACTATCACACCAGAAGACGCTACGGACAAAACAATTACATGGACGTCAAGTGATGAAAAAGTTGCAACAGTATCTAACACAGGTTTAATTACTGCTTTATTAAGTGGTTCAGCAACTATTACTGCTTCAACGTCAAATGGTAAAACTGCAACGTGTGCATTGACTATTACACCAGTTATTAAAGTACCAACTGAATTAACAGCAACAAACGTGACTGCTACAAGCGTTACATTAGGTTGGAAAAAAGGGGTGTAG
- a CDS encoding CD1375 family protein — translation MVSIYVALIKKGQKTIEEIPENIREEVQAILDAENAS, via the coding sequence ATGGTAAGTATTTATGTCGCTTTAATTAAGAAAGGACAGAAAACAATTGAGGAAATTCCGGAAAACATTAGAGAAGAAGTGCAAGCAATCTTGGATGCAGAAAATGCGTCATAA
- a CDS encoding CD1375 family protein: MAVIYATLIIKGKKTLEEVPALIREEVKEILADLEVEV; this comes from the coding sequence ATGGCAGTTATTTACGCAACGTTAATCATTAAAGGTAAAAAAACATTGGAAGAAGTGCCAGCTTTAATTCGTGAAGAAGTAAAAGAAATTTTAGCTGATTTAGAAGTGGAAGTGTAG
- a CDS encoding BhlA/UviB family holin-like peptide: MNEITELVFNNAGNISFAVLFVLLLVWVMKKNDEREKRYQKMIEDLTSAVSDMQAIKSTVDKIHEKLN, encoded by the coding sequence ATGAATGAAATAACAGAGTTGGTATTTAACAATGCAGGAAATATTTCGTTTGCTGTACTTTTTGTACTATTGCTCGTTTGGGTTATGAAGAAGAATGATGAACGAGAAAAAAGGTACCAGAAAATGATTGAAGATTTAACTTCGGCAGTTAGTGATATGCAAGCAATAAAATCTACCGTAGACAAAATTCATGAAAAATTAAACTAG
- a CDS encoding phage holin, LLH family has product MEALQGAVLNLLAVIITSICGVVAKKITSYLNQKGVIATIQAKEASVMIAVDAVEQIARNEEVPSKFNKAKDMAIKFLAEQGITVTEHEIDTLIESAVAEINKNVKDELNQG; this is encoded by the coding sequence ATGGAAGCTTTACAGGGAGCAGTATTAAATTTATTAGCGGTAATTATCACGTCAATTTGTGGTGTAGTAGCAAAGAAAATTACTTCTTATTTAAATCAAAAGGGAGTGATTGCTACTATCCAGGCGAAAGAAGCAAGCGTGATGATTGCAGTTGATGCCGTTGAGCAGATTGCACGGAATGAAGAAGTGCCAAGTAAGTTTAATAAAGCAAAAGACATGGCCATTAAATTCTTGGCTGAACAAGGGATTACAGTGACTGAACATGAAATTGATACATTGATTGAATCAGCAGTGGCAGAAATTAATAAGAATGTAAAAGATGAATTAAATCAAGGGTAG